Proteins encoded within one genomic window of Mya arenaria isolate MELC-2E11 chromosome 13, ASM2691426v1:
- the LOC128215511 gene encoding uncharacterized protein LOC128215511 encodes TRSHSPPIPAPIDNVTKPYHPNPHRQGYTAPPIPTPIDNVTKPYHPNPHRQGYTALPIPIPIDKVTQPFHPNPYGKVKQPYYPNPSLKVTQPYHPNPSLQVTQPYYPNPSLKITQPYYPNPSLKVTQPYYPNPSLKVTQPYCPNPSLKVTQPYYPNPSLKVTQPYYPNPSLKVTQPYYPNPSLKVKQPYYPNPSLKVTQPYYPNPSLKVTQPYYPNPSLKVTQPYYPNPSLKVTQPYYPNPSLDVTHPYYTNPSLKVTQPYYPNPSLKVTQPFHPSSADKVKQIFQPNPSLSFFIPTPIDKVKQPSHLYTIWQVAESARPDDPDPLSMYIYPRLVIVKREDHNHAAFYPPLSRRRAKREEFSGEIILEFVKDYLKNPRKWIVDSEHF; translated from the exons ACAAGGTCACACAGCCCTCCCATCCCAGCcccaatagacaatgttactaAGCCCTACCATCCCAACCCCCATAGACAAGGTTACACAGCCCCTCCCATCCCAACcccaatagacaatgttactaAGCCCTACCATCCCAACCCCCATAGACAAGGTTACACAGCCCTTCCCATCCCAATCCCAATAGACAAG GTTACACAGCCTTTCCATCCCAACCCATACGGCAAGGTTAAACAGCCTTACTATCCCAATCCCTCCCTCAAGGTTACACAGCCTTACCATCCCAATCCCTCCCTCCAGGTTACACAGCCTTACTATCCCAATCCCTCCCTCAAGATTACACAGCCTTACTATCCCAATCCCTCCCTCAAGGTTACACAGCCTTACTATCCCAATCCCTCCCTCAAGGTTACACAGCCTTACTGTCCCAATCCCTCCCTCAAGGTTACACAGCCTTACTATCCCAATCCCTCCCTCAAGGTTACACAGCCTTACTATCCCAATCCCTCCCTCAAGGTTACACAGCCTTACTATCCCAATCCCTCCCTCAAGGTTAAACAGCCTTACTATCCCAATCCCTCCCTCAAGGTTACACAGCCTTACTATCCCAATCCCTCCCTCAAGGTTACACAGCCTTACTATCCCAATCCCTCCCTCAAGGTTACACAGCCTTACTATCCCAATCCCTCCCTCAAGGTTACACAGCCTTACTATCCCAATCCCTCCCTTGATGTTACACATCCTTACTATACCAATCCCTCCCTCAAGGTTACACAGCCTTACTATCCCAATCCCTCCCTCAAGGTTACACAGCCTTTCCATCCCAGCTCTGCTGATAAGGTTAAACAGATTTTCCAACCCAACCCCTCCCTCAGCTTTTTCATCCCAACCCCCATCGACAAGGTTAAACAGCCCTCCCATCTCTACACCATCTGGCAAG TTGCAGAATCTGCACGGCCCGATGACCCGGATCCATTGTCCATGTACATTTACCCACGTCTCGTGATCGTAAAACGAGAGGACCACAACCATGCAGCATTCTACCCTCCACTATCACGCAGGAGAGCGAAAAGGGAGGAGTTTTCAGGGGAGATAATTCTGGAGTTTGTGAAAGATTACTTAAAGAATCCAAGGAAGTGGATTGTTGATTCAGAACACTTCTAG